GAGCTGGCCGGCGCGAGCCGTGCCGACATCGAGGCCGCCGTGCTGCCGCTGCTCGACCTGGTCGGGCTGTCCGCGCAGAAGGATCGCTATCCGTCGCAGATCAGCGGCGGGCAGAAGCAGCGCGTCGGCATCGCCCGCGCGCTGGCGAGCCAGCCGAAGGTGCTGCTGTCGGACGAAGCGACGTCCGCGCTCGATCCCGAAACCACGCGTTCGATTCTCGACCTGCTGAAACGCATCAATCGCGAGCTCGGCCTGACGATCGTGCTGATCACGCACCAGATGGAAGTGATCAAGCAGGTCTGCGACCGCGTCGCGGTGCTCGACGCGGGGCGCGTGGTCGAGGAAGGCCGCGTGATCGACGTGTTCCTGCAGCCGCATCACGAAGTGACGCGTGCGCTGATCGGCGACGTGATCGCGCAGGAACTGCCGCCCGCGCTGAAGGCGCGCGTGGCCGAGCGGTTGAAGACGGGCCGCGGGCATCTGCTGCGGCTCGCGTTCACGGGCTCGGGGGTTGACCAGCCGATCCTGTCGGAGACGATCCGCCGGTACGAACTCGATTTCAACATCCTGCATGGCCAGATCGACGAGATCCAGGGGCAGGCATTCGGTTCGCTCGCGGTGCTCGCGGGCGGCGAGCCGGGCAAGGTCGGGCAGGCGCTCGCGTTCCTGCGCGAGCAAGGTGTGGTGGTAGAGGAGCTTTCGTATGTTGAGTGAGATGTTCGATATGTTCGTGCAGTCGTTCTGGGAGACGCTGATCATGGTCGGCATCTCCGGGGCGGTCGGCGCGCTCGTCGGCCTGCCGCTCGGCGTGCTGCTCTACCTGACCGATCGCCAGGGCGTGCTGCAGAACCTCGCGGTGAATCGCGTGCTCGGCGGCATCGTGAACGCGGTCCGCTCGACGCCGTTCATCATCCTGCTGGTCGCGGTGATCCCGTTCACGCGGCTCGTCACCGGTTCGTCGATCGGCACGGCCGCGGCGGTCGTGCCGCTGACGCTCGCGTCCGCGCCGTTCATCGCGCGTCTCGTCGAAACGGCGCTGCGCGAGGTCGACCGCGGATTGATCGAGGCCGCGCAATCGATGGGCGCGACCACGTCGCAGATCGTCTTCAAGGTGTTGTTGCCCGAATCGCTGCCGGGCATCGTCGCGGGCCTGACGATCACGTTCGTGTCGCTGGTCGGCTATTCGGCGATGGCGGGCGCGATCGGCGGCGGCGGGCTTGGCGATCTCGGTATCCGTTACGGTTACCAGCGCTATCTGCCGGAAGTGATGTGGACGGTCGTCGCGATCCTGATCGTGTTCGTGCAGATCGTGCAATCGTTCGGCGACTGGCTGGTGCGCCGGTTGAGCCACAAATAAGACCAACCGATCCGACAGGGGAGAAACGATGCAACGACGCTTCATGCTGAAATTCGCGGCGGCGCTGGGTGCGGCCGTGCTGTTCGCGGGCGCGCAGGCCCACGCCGAAACCATCAAGGTCGGCGTGACGGGCGGCCCGCACGCGCAGATCATGGAAGTGGTGAAGAAGGTCGCGTCGAAGGACGGCCTGGAGATTCGCATCGTCGAATTCTCCGATTACGTGCAGCCGAATGCCGCGCTCGCGTCGGGCGACCTCGACGCGAACAGCTACCAGCACGATCCGTATCTGCAGGCGCAGGTGAAGGATCGCGGCTACAAGCTGATCAAGGTCGCCGATACCGTCACGTTCCCGATGGGCATCTACTCGAAGCGCGTGAAGTCGCTGGCCGAACTGAAGCCGGGCGCGCGCATCGCGGTCCCGAACGATCCGACCAACGGCGGCCGCGCGCTGCTGTTGCTGCAGAAGCAGGGGCTGCTGAAGCTGCGCGCGGATGCGGGGCTGAAAGCGACGCCGCTCGATATCGTCGACAATCCGCGCAAGCTGAAGATCGTCGAACTCGACGCGGCGCAGATTCCGCGCTCGCTCGGCGACGTCGACGCGGCCGCGATCAATACCAATTACGCGATGGAAGCGGGGTTGAAACCGAAGCAGGACGCGATCGCGATCGAGGGCCCGAGCGGCCCGTACGCGAACATCCTTGCGATCCGTGAGGGGGACCGGAACAAGCCGTGGGTCGCCAAGCTGATTGCGGCGTATCACTCGGCCGACGTGAAGCAGTTCATCGAAGGCAAGTTCGGCGGCGCGGTCATCGCCGCCTGGTAACGGGGCGGAGCACGGGACGCCCGGCGGGATTAGAGTCGATGATCGAAAACCCGGGCTTTGCGTCCGGGTTTTTTCTCTTTTAAAATAGAACGACCGTTCGCTATCATTGGCGCGTCGCCAAGAAGCGGTATCCTCGACAACCATCATGGTTGGGTCCGCCTGGCCGCGCAGTCATGAGGCCTCGCTATAAAATGGCCTCTGGTCGTATTCGTAACTTTGGAGCGTGTGCATGAAAATCCTGGTGCCAGTGAAAAGAGTGGTCGATTACAACGTGAAGGTCCGCGTGAAGTCGGACAACACGGGCGTCGACATCGCGAACGTGAAGATGTCGATGAACCCGTTCGACGAAATCGCGGTGGAAGAAGCGGTGCGCCTCAAGGAAGCAGGCGTCGCGACCGAAGTGATCGCGGTGTCGGTGGGCGTCACGCAAGCGCAGGAAACGCTGCGCACGGCGCTGGCGATTGGCGCGGATCGCGCGATCCTCGTCGAGTCGAACGACAGCGTCGAGCCGCTGGCCGTCGCGAAGATCCTGAAAGCGCTGGTCGACAAGGAACAGCCGCAGCTGGTGATCCTCGGCAAGCAGGCGATCGACGACGATTCGAACCAGACGGGCCAGATGCTGGCTGCGCTGGCAGGTCTGCCGCAAGCGACGTTCGCGTCGAAGGTGACGGTGGCCGACGGCAAGGCAACGGTCGCACGCGAAGTCGACGGCGGCGCGGAAACGCTGTCGCTGACGCTGCCGGCGGTCGTGACGACCGACCTGCGCCTGAACGAGCCGCGCTACGTGACGCTGCCGAACATCATGAAGGCAAAGAAGAAGCCGCTGGAAACCGTGAAGCCGGAAGACCTCGGTGTGGACGTCGCACCGCGTCTGAAGACGCTGAAGGTGGTCGAGCCGCCGAAGCGCGCAGCCGGCGTGAAGGTGCCGGACGTGAAGACGCTGGTCGAGAAGCTGAAGACCGAAGCCAAGGTGCTGTAAGAGGGAGCGGAAAGAAATGACGATTCTGGTGATTGCAGAACACGACAACGCGTCGATCAAGGCCGCGACGTTGAACACGGTGGCGGCGGCCGCGAAGATTGGCGGCGACATCCACGTGCTGGTCGCGGGCCACAACGCGCAAGCGGCTGCCGACGCGGCAGCGAAGATCGCAGGGGTGTCGAAGGTGCTGCTGGCCGACGCGCCGCAGCTGGCCGAAGGCCTGGCGGAAAACGTCGAGGCGACCGCGCTGAACATCGCGAAGGACTACTCGCACATCCTCGCGCCGGCCACGGCCTACGGCAAGAACATCGCGCCGCGCATCGCCGCGAAGCTGGACGTCGCGCAGATCTCGGACATCACGGCAGTCGATTCGGCCGACACGTTCGAGCGCCCGATCTACGCGGGCAACGCGATCGCGACGGTGCAGTCGAGCGACCCGATCAAGGTCATCACGGTGCGTGCGACGGGTTTCGATTCGGTGGCAGCGGAAGGCGGCAGCGCATCGGTCGACAAGATCGAAGCAGCGGCAGACGCCGGCAAGTCGCAGTTCGTGAGCCGTGAGGTAACGAAGCTGGACCGTCCGGAACTGACGTCGGCGAGCATCATCGTGTCGGGCGGCCGCGGTCTGGGCAGCGGTGAAAACTACACGAAGGTGCTGGAGCCGCTGGCCGACAAGTTGTCGGCAGCGCTCGGCGCATCGCGCGCGGCAGTCGACGCCGGCTACGTGCCGAACGACTACCAGGTCGGCCAGACCGGCAAGATCGTCGCGCCGCAGCTGTACATCGCGGTCGGCATCTCGGGTGCGATCCAGCATCTGGCCGGCATGAAGGATTCGAAGGTGATCGTCGCGATCAACAAGGATCCGGAAGCACCGATCTTCAGCGTGGCCGATTACGGCCTCGTCGGCGATCTGTTCTCGCTCGTGCCGGAGCTCGTGACCGAGCTCGGCTGATGCGGCGGGACGCTTCGGCGGTAAGCATGTAGCACGAGGGGCGCGATGAGCGCCCCTTTTTGTTGTGTCCTCGCTGAAGAGGTGTGCGCGTCGTTCGCCCGGACGATCCGCGATTGCCCGGTGCCGAGCGGAACGCATCGTTGTGCACGTACGTCCGTCCGGCAGCGTCGATTCGCTCGACGCGCGACAAGCGTCCTGCACGCGTCGACCGAAGCCTCGTGCCGAGCGGGCGCTCGCACGCGCAGTGGCCGAAACGAAAAAAGCGCCCGAGAGCGCCTTTTTCGCTGATGCAACGAGCCCGCATCGCCGCGGGCCGTTCCGATTTACGCGTAGGCCGGGCGCGTCTGGCCCGGCGCGTCCTTCAGGTAACGATGCACCGACAGGTCGTCGGCCTGGATTGCCGGCTTCTTCCCGGAGATCAGGTCGGCGAGCAGTTGGCCCGAGCCGCACGACATCGTCCAGCCGAGCGTGCCGTGGCCGGTGTTCAGGAACAGGTTCGACACCGGCGTGCGGCCGACGATCGGCGTGCCGTCCGGGGTCATCGGGCGCAGGCCCGTCCAGAACGTGGCCTTCGACGTGTCGCCGCCGCCCGGGAAGAGGTCGTTTACGCACATCTCGAGTGTCTCGCGGCGCGCCGCGCGCAGCGTCTTGTCGAAGCCGACGATTTCCGCCATGCCGCCGACGCGGATGCGCTGGTCGAAGCGCGTGATCGCGATCTTGTAGGTCTCGTCGAGCACTGTGGACACGGGCGCGGCCGCTGCGTCGACGATCGGCGCGGTGATCGAATAGCCCTTCAGCGGATAGACGGGGATCTTCATCAGGTTCGAGATGAAGTTCGTCGAGTACGAGCCGAGCGCGACGACATACGCATCCGCGCGCACCGTCTCGCTGCCGCACTGCACGCCGGCGATCTTGCCGCCCGCGATCGCGAGCGCATCGATCGGCGTGTTGTAGCGGAACTTGACGCCGAGCGATTCGGCGAGCGCGGCGAGGCGCGTCGTGAACAGCTGGCAATCGCCCGTTTCGTCGCCCGGCAGGCGCAGGCCGCCCGTCAGCTTGTGCGAGACGGCGGCGAGCGCCGGTTCGGCATGCTTCAGTTCGGCCGGCGACAGCAGTTCGAACGGCACGTTCGCTTCCTGCAGCACGGCGATGTCCTTCGCCGCGCCGTCGAGCTGCTGCTGCGTGCGGAACAGTTGCAGCGTGCCGCCCGTGCGGCCTTCGTACTGGATGCCGGTATCGGCGCGCAGCGCCTGCAGGCAGTCGCGGCTGTATTCGGCGAGACGGACCATCCGGCCCTTGTTGACTGCATAGCGCTCGGCCGTGCAGTTGCGCAGCATCTGAACCATCCACTGGAGCTGGAAGCGCGTGCCGTCGAGGCGGATCGCGAGCGGCGCATGCTTTTCGAACATCCATTTGACGGCCTTCAGCGGCACGCCGGGTGCGGCCCACGGCGCCGCATAGCCGGGCGAGATCTGGCCTGCGTTCGCGAAACTGGTCTCCAGCGCCGGGCCGGCTTCCCGGTCGATCACCGTGACTTCATGGCCGGCGCGCGCGAGGTAATACGCGCTTGCCACGCCCACTACACCGCTGCCCAGAATGACGACTCGCATAGCTGCTCCAGATCGAAGGAATCAGGTCGAGGCCGGGCGCACCTGCGGCTCCGTGTAACCTCTAGCTGATCTAGTTTTTTGCGCTATGGTATTGTCGAATGTGCAGTTTTTGTTATTGTATTTTTCTGGTTTTCAGCATAAACAAATGAGAACGCAACGTCAGCCCGTACGCTCGCTCGACAAGCTCGACCGACGCATCCTGAAATTGCTCCAGGACGACGGCCGGATGGCGATGAAAGACCTCGCGGAACAGGTCGGCCTGACCGTCACGCCGTGCATCGAGCGCGTGCGGCGCAT
This DNA window, taken from Burkholderia cenocepacia, encodes the following:
- a CDS encoding methionine ABC transporter ATP-binding protein, translating into MIELRNLSQRFPGPGGWVEALHNVNLTIPQGEVFGIIGRSGAGKSTLVRTINLLTRPTEGNVVVGGRDLTLLSAGALREARREIGMIFQHFNLLSSRTVFDNVALPLELAGASRADIEAAVLPLLDLVGLSAQKDRYPSQISGGQKQRVGIARALASQPKVLLSDEATSALDPETTRSILDLLKRINRELGLTIVLITHQMEVIKQVCDRVAVLDAGRVVEEGRVIDVFLQPHHEVTRALIGDVIAQELPPALKARVAERLKTGRGHLLRLAFTGSGVDQPILSETIRRYELDFNILHGQIDEIQGQAFGSLAVLAGGEPGKVGQALAFLREQGVVVEELSYVE
- a CDS encoding methionine ABC transporter permease, yielding MLSEMFDMFVQSFWETLIMVGISGAVGALVGLPLGVLLYLTDRQGVLQNLAVNRVLGGIVNAVRSTPFIILLVAVIPFTRLVTGSSIGTAAAVVPLTLASAPFIARLVETALREVDRGLIEAAQSMGATTSQIVFKVLLPESLPGIVAGLTITFVSLVGYSAMAGAIGGGGLGDLGIRYGYQRYLPEVMWTVVAILIVFVQIVQSFGDWLVRRLSHK
- a CDS encoding MetQ/NlpA family ABC transporter substrate-binding protein, giving the protein MQRRFMLKFAAALGAAVLFAGAQAHAETIKVGVTGGPHAQIMEVVKKVASKDGLEIRIVEFSDYVQPNAALASGDLDANSYQHDPYLQAQVKDRGYKLIKVADTVTFPMGIYSKRVKSLAELKPGARIAVPNDPTNGGRALLLLQKQGLLKLRADAGLKATPLDIVDNPRKLKIVELDAAQIPRSLGDVDAAAINTNYAMEAGLKPKQDAIAIEGPSGPYANILAIREGDRNKPWVAKLIAAYHSADVKQFIEGKFGGAVIAAW
- a CDS encoding electron transfer flavoprotein subunit beta/FixA family protein is translated as MKILVPVKRVVDYNVKVRVKSDNTGVDIANVKMSMNPFDEIAVEEAVRLKEAGVATEVIAVSVGVTQAQETLRTALAIGADRAILVESNDSVEPLAVAKILKALVDKEQPQLVILGKQAIDDDSNQTGQMLAALAGLPQATFASKVTVADGKATVAREVDGGAETLSLTLPAVVTTDLRLNEPRYVTLPNIMKAKKKPLETVKPEDLGVDVAPRLKTLKVVEPPKRAAGVKVPDVKTLVEKLKTEAKVL
- a CDS encoding electron transfer flavoprotein subunit alpha/FixB family protein, with protein sequence MTILVIAEHDNASIKAATLNTVAAAAKIGGDIHVLVAGHNAQAAADAAAKIAGVSKVLLADAPQLAEGLAENVEATALNIAKDYSHILAPATAYGKNIAPRIAAKLDVAQISDITAVDSADTFERPIYAGNAIATVQSSDPIKVITVRATGFDSVAAEGGSASVDKIEAAADAGKSQFVSREVTKLDRPELTSASIIVSGGRGLGSGENYTKVLEPLADKLSAALGASRAAVDAGYVPNDYQVGQTGKIVAPQLYIAVGISGAIQHLAGMKDSKVIVAINKDPEAPIFSVADYGLVGDLFSLVPELVTELG
- a CDS encoding D-amino acid dehydrogenase is translated as MRVVILGSGVVGVASAYYLARAGHEVTVIDREAGPALETSFANAGQISPGYAAPWAAPGVPLKAVKWMFEKHAPLAIRLDGTRFQLQWMVQMLRNCTAERYAVNKGRMVRLAEYSRDCLQALRADTGIQYEGRTGGTLQLFRTQQQLDGAAKDIAVLQEANVPFELLSPAELKHAEPALAAVSHKLTGGLRLPGDETGDCQLFTTRLAALAESLGVKFRYNTPIDALAIAGGKIAGVQCGSETVRADAYVVALGSYSTNFISNLMKIPVYPLKGYSITAPIVDAAAAPVSTVLDETYKIAITRFDQRIRVGGMAEIVGFDKTLRAARRETLEMCVNDLFPGGGDTSKATFWTGLRPMTPDGTPIVGRTPVSNLFLNTGHGTLGWTMSCGSGQLLADLISGKKPAIQADDLSVHRYLKDAPGQTRPAYA